The Carassius gibelio isolate Cgi1373 ecotype wild population from Czech Republic chromosome A8, carGib1.2-hapl.c, whole genome shotgun sequence genome contains the following window.
TAAATCTTCAGTTTTTTCCCCCACTTAAATATTCTTTTAACGAAGAATAAAGATTAATATTAATTGCCATGCAAATGAATTGCTTTCCATATTTTGTCATTCTTTCTAGTGAAACTGGTTGTCCAGAGGgaaataatgttcatttttatttcactgaATTGTTAAAGTGAGTgctatttttatgtgttttaatgtGCATTGATAAATTGTGTTCATAATTTTAAGTAAACagggtcagttttgatttcatggttTCTTTAAATTGAATGAGAAAAGTAAAGTATACTATTTGAGCTTGTGGGAAAACAAGCGGGTTGGGTTCAAGCGGTTTAAACCCAAAACATCACCAGCGTATTTCAGCGATGCATATTGCACACAGGCTGGCTTGCACATGTGAAACCGGTTTAcacaaatagtaataaaaaaggcAACTTAAAAATGGctcctttaaaaagaaaatgtgtaattttatttacCAGATCTTTTTCAGTTAATATAGTCCTTTCTGTCTACCAGGTCGTCTTGGTAAAGCTCACaaggacaaagagagagaaaaaagagcaGGAACAGCAGAGGGAACGAGAGCAGAGGTTAAACAGCAAAGATGACAGAGGAACGACAGATAGAGATTGAGAGAGGGGGAAGGACAGAGACCGAGatcagaagaaaagaaaacacagagAATCAAGTACAGACAGGTAAGACAGACACTCAGGAATGCAGTATTTCTCATGTATATGTTATTGAATCAGTATTTAATTGCATGACCTTGCTCTTCATCCCAGAGAGAAGCCTCCTCCAGTAAAGGAGTCACGGCCCTCACCTCCAGCCCCCTCATGGCTCCAAAGAGACCTCCGCATGCGTTTCATTGATAAAGCATTCAAAGGAGGCAAATACTACAACTCAAAGGTACTTCTATTATAGTGAGCCTGGTGTGTTTAGTAAAGTATCTGTTTTAATGCTGCGAGATAGTAAAGTGTCTGTATTGGTGTTTTGGAGGAAACACACAAGATCTGTTCTGGTCTTCATAAATAAGATGAACAGAATGCAGCTGCATTTTTAAAGACACATTTGCCAATTATAGTTAAGATAGAGATCATTAACTAAAAGACACACATTTTTAGTTTACATgtgagtttttaatttttttatttgatttgtgtGTTTAGATGAGAGTGGAGGACGTCCTGACGCCCCACACCTGTGTGTGTCGTACAGAGGAGGGCAGACTGCTGGACGGTAAGACACACTGACCTTCACCATTATAAGAGACTATTTAACAGTGAGGCTTTTTGATCTAATAGCTGTGTGTAAGTTTTACTCATTTGTCTGTTTCAGATATTAGACAGAAGACGCTGGAGACCATTGTACCCAAGAACGACTCAAACTACATTATGGTGGTTCTGGGAGAACACAGAGGACAGGTATATGGATTCACTTGCTTGTGTAGTACAGCATGGCTCTGTGCCAAATCCTAGTGGGCTGCCTTCTTAGACAGCATTGTAAGCATCATAGACACACATTTATTCCAGttccagaatgcactgcaaaatCTAAAATGGTGaatcaacattttatttactaCTATAAAAAGATCCacctaattaaaatgaaatatttgtgtgtACCATGTATGCATCACCTTAAGAGTATTATGTCTTTATCTTAGCATCATGTTAACGTATCTTAGAAAGAAGCTGCCTATGTAGACAGCAAGGAAGTGCACTAGGGTTTGGACTCAAGCCCATGTTATCTATCTTCCTTATGTATTTGTGGTCCACACTCATATTTTGTCACTAGCATAATCATTAAGTTTTtcataataaatcatttaattatatttgtatgcGAAGATGTGCATTTCTGCAGTAGAATCATAATGCATACCTTCTCCTGCAGGAAGTTATGCACAAGCCACCTACAATTTCCACTCATGTTAtcgttttaataataaaatgtaaaattcctTCAATATGCCTTTGACTCGATCTCTGAATTGCTGAAGCATCACTCATCCTTAACCAAAGCCTACTGCAtcaaatgatacattttttctaAGGCCTCTAATTGATCAATATgtcaaaactttgctgaaaacaATGTTTGCGTTACACAATCTACTATGTGCCTTCAGTCATTTATTACAGAGATTCTAAACATAAACACGATTCATTCCTTAATTTGTaaaactcttaaaattaaagcCAAAACTCTGAATGCGcctttaaataaagtttattttgcaGGGAACAACATCACTATCTTAAGTAAAATGGCAATTgtttataaattatacaatacATGGTGTATTTACAAATGAATATCAGTCCcaaatgtaagaaaaacatttcaaaagccTTTTGAAAAATCACTATTCTCAAGACACACCATTCCTGTtcagtcatcatcatcatcatcctcctcctcttccaggCATCTTGTCTTCTGAGCGTTTGCTCTCAGGACAGCTCCAGGACTGGGGTACAGTGTCTGCTGGAACAGGGGTCCTGCCGCTGTGGTGTCCGCTCCAGTCTTTGCATTATTGCATTTTTGGGAGACCAGTAGACCATAAGCCCCTGAAAGCAGCAGCACCATATATTGATCACAAACATGTACTTTATTACAGAAGCAAcctctttgttaaaaaaaaaaaaaaacttttccagaGCTCAtttaagtgcattgcattgtaatTTGTTGTATACTAAACATTTCTGCAACTTTAGTAGGTATCCAATGTAGGGGGCTTATGATTTCTGCAATGTGGAAAACAAACTCAGTATAAAAATGGTATTAACTGCATAAAGTGGAATAAATCTGATTAattgtctgtgaatattaaaccacAGCTATTTAAATATAAAGTCTACATGTTTTATGTCTCTGTGAAAGCACCCATCAGTTTGTCTAGCACACAGACTGAAGCATGCATGACGCTCGCTGTGTTTTCAGCTCCTGCCGTCTCATTACATGAGGACATGAACATGAACTTgatctccagagctgctctgagTCACTTAATGATCAtctcaccatttcatttgataaaccTACTGTCTGATACACATAAGAACTCAAAACTTTATTACAACTCTTTACTACAAGTGCAGTTTAACTTGAAgacataattacaaaaatatattactatataatagtttattataatagtttattaaaattttaaggaAATCAcaatttttcttccattttttatttaaacagtaaaGCTCAGCATTGTTTGCCAAAAAAGAAAGGAagtattcaaatttaatttgatttaaaagatTATTTGCCTCACATTCATTTAATTATGATTGTGAAAATACATCtatgctagaaaaaaaaatacaaattaaaacatttcattgggaactattatttttaaaattttaaacagctaatcaattttattttatattaatgatgattaaaatttaattaaatcattaaaacagaATTCAAGAAaagtacaatgtaaaacatgTCATTTAggaaaaagaaatgtaatttagcaataaataaataaaacaggccCATCCATCTGTCTCTGTCCCAGTCTCTGTCTTGATCTCTGTCCCGTCCGTCCTCCCTGTCTCTATCCCGATCgcgctctctgtttctctctcgaTCCCTGTCTCTCTCTGCCTTCTCGTAGCGGTTGTCCCCTTTGTCATGTTCAGTCTCACCTTGGATGAAAAACACAAACAGTTTCAGCATATGTCTCAATAATGTTACTTATAGAAGCACACAAATGAGTGCACAATTATGTTTTATGaccttaaatataatttaagaacTGCTTACCAAGCAGGGTCAAAAACTTTGTACCAATTCATTGGTAAATTTTCAAGTCTTGTAGCTTCATAATCAACATTGTTATCATTATAGTCTTCAGCGATGATCTCCTCTTCAGCCTCTgagaatgatgataataatgagaaatgatCAATGAAAGCATGAACCCATGATTGAGTATGTTTTATGGATCACCCAGTAAGATTAATATGCCAATATACCGTGGTCAGACTGTTTCACAATGCCTCTTTTAACGAGGCGAGCGAGTAAAGCTGGAGGCCGAGGCATCTGAAGAGAGCATCAATTAAGGCCTAAAGGGCAGGGTTTGGGTGCCGATCGTTCTGCTATTAGAGACCTGGAGCCCGGTGTCCCCAAGAGACCTCCTAAACCCGGCGAGGAGAAGGAAGAGGAGGCGCTGGTTCTGGGGCCTGGAGGATATGTGCAGGTCCTGGCAGGAGCCCATAAAGACGTGTATGGAAAGGTGAATGGACTTTACTTCATCCATATTCACTTCTGTGACAGTAATGCTGAACCTGTGTACTGTGACTGCTCCAGCCAGTGGGGGTTCAGCAGGCCGATGCACATGTGCTCCTGCATCTTACTGGCTGGGATCTTCTCACCAGTGATGGGAGAGATAAGGTACTCTCCAGGGGGGGCCACAGGAGGCAGAGGCTTGGAGGCTGACAGAAAGATGAGATAGAAAATGAGTGGATACAATGAAATATTTGCTGTTCTAGTATGTTAAAGTGTGTGTTTAAAAATGGCTTTACCCTTGGGGTCATAGTCTTTGCGGATGATAACCTGGTCCGGGGTGGGGGGCAGAGGTAGTGGCACAGGGTTATCAGGGGGTAGAGGAGCCTTCATGCCATCATCCTCTTCATCAGAGCCCTATTGACAGAGGAATAACAGGTCAGTCAGAGAGTTAGTTAACCCGCTTATACTTACTGCTCATTTGTTAAATTATGTGAAGATGTAACATCCTCGTCCCAGTGATATGATCACCCTAGTTGTTTCACCTCATCCATGTCCTGCAGCTGTGTGTCCTGGTGTAACTGAGCAGCATGTCCTACCACCCTGCCCTCTCTCTCATCCTCTTCATCTTCACTCTCAACCTCCATCTCCACCTCCTCACTCTCTCCAAACTTCTCATAGTGCTCCTGGATCAGGATACGAGCACCCAGCTCCCCAGGAGTAGTGAGAGGAGGGAAAttaactgtaatatttataatagttttaaaaactattattatcattaataacaaTCAGAATATCAACAACTATTGATATAACaagtaataaatattaattattagtttATATTATATACTACTAGGGATATAGATCTCGCGATATTTAAATGTGATGAGATTTCTCATTGAGGTGAAAAGCTCTTGTGATATCACCATGGTGGAGTGTGAGGATGAAATTAGCACAGAATATGACACCATAACGCTTACATTGCTccactgtcattttgcttttttatagaaataaaaaccATTCAATTCAATTGGATATTGGACGCTTCAATTCTAAACTGAAAGCTGCTGCTCTTCTAATGAGTGCAGCAGGAATCAGAGTTCACTGATCACATGTCAAGAGTAAGGTGAGATGACTGACAAGACCATGGTGGAGGATTCATTGTACAACAGAGCTTAAGCATCTGACAAATGGCTTATCTTGCAGAATGCATTCTCAGCACCACAGCTTCTTAAACAGAGTACGTGTGTGTGAGTACGTgtgtggggcggggccgagagccgtgggatcAAGAGCGAGGTTGGTGAAATGATCGGAAATGAGCggcacctgctcgacccaccggtctcgagtcccacggaggagatggagggatataaaaccggagcgacgacagtgacggacgagagaggaccaggcctgggttttagtttgtgttgacgtgctgttttgtgtttattttgatcattaaaatatcatttgattgtccgctggttcccgcctcctccttcccgatgattatgaaggttTTGACGAAAGTCAAACACAAGCGCGTTTTAAAGGGATTTAAATACCCCACATTTTCAGACCGGTTCCCTGAAGCATGCATATTAGGATACATACAATAATTTCTAATATCAAACCGATCTTAGGCTGGGCTGTGTAGTTGTAATCATCTCTTAGCTCAGCATGCTTGATGAAAAATGTGGTCTCTATTTCCACTTTGAATATTGAGAAAGTACTGTTATTATAGTTGCACTTGGTGTTTGCACTTACGACTaagaaaaaatgtgttatttctttttttattcttcaatcagAAGTTCTAGAAGCTCATAATTCATGTAAAGGTCTGCAAGAAGCCAATCATTTAAGTGAATCCCACAATACAACTTAGCCACCTCAATCTGATTTGTTCTTCGCTATCGTACCTTTGTATATTGCTCCACTAGTTTTGTAAAGTAGTTAAACAAGCTGTGCTGTGGTCGAAGAAAGTCAAACTGGAAGTTCCTCTGCTCCTTCTGCATCAGCTGTGTGAGAAACTGCCAGCCATTTCTGGGCAACAAACTGTGCGGTCAGCTTCACCACATCCAGACAAACACTGAGATGGAGGGAGGGTCGGCAATGACCTCAAACTCAGGTGGAGGCTCCTTGGGCACCACACTCTCATGCTGTTGTGCAACAAAAATGGAACTTTAATTTTCTTTACCATGTAAATTTGTGCTATAAATGTTTTAGAATGGGATATTTGTCTGATTTGTACATATAAATATCCTAGTCTGcctaattcaattcaattcaattcaagtttatttgtataccgCTTTTTAGGATACAATCATTAAAaggcaactttacagaaaagtatgtttatataatatctagtagcttataagtggtaaatgtcagtttgtgcgcatatgacaggatttttcagaaaaattaatacaagacatagtcagccagatgatgaacattattaacagcaattatcatatgatgcagtcacaGTTTTTGCCTAACTGCATCACTACATTGTATAGTCATTACCTGTACTGTATACAGGAAAGCCATCTGATGtacatttatctaaataaatagGCCTAACATATTGTATATGGCTCTTAAATCACTGCTTATAAAAATTCATTGTTGTCATATTTTGAATACCTCAACTGAATTGAggtcatttgttttataattttattactgactgtgtaAACAGAGCCGGACTAACGCAAAGGAAAACTAGGCACTTGCCTAGGGCCCTATTGGCGGGATGGGGCCCAGACAgagggacaaaaaaaaataaaaaataaaaaataaaattaaatgtataaatgtcctATCTacaatttatttcaatatttattatttattttattaattaactaaaaacaGTGACGATGTTTATCTTAACCATAGACTGTTACATTACGTCACATTAACGCCAGCCCATGACTGTATTTATATAGAGGCGCCAGCCAGTTAAATCCGAGGAGACGTCAGCGGCGCTCAGAGGTCAGAGCGGGACAACAAAGCTAGCAGGCAGGTGTGTTTTGAGTAGGCTAACATTCAAGATGCTTTCGGGTGCagcaaaaagtaaaaagaaaaaaaatgaagaggaACAAAAGAAGAGACAGCGGGGGGCTTTACAGAAGTTTCTGTAGGGCAGCCGTCCGACAGCTGTGAACCTGCTCGAGTCAGCAGAGGCCGAGCCAGGCCCGGAGACACGGCCCGAAGACGCGGTGGAAGATGCGGCGGGAAATGCGGAGTTTTTCAGATGTTATATAAACCCTTGTCAACCATTTATACTGTAAGAATTTAAGCTGCGTGTTTATGATTTGTTGTTGCGCCTTTAAACATGATTCAGTCCATTAAAATTCCTCTATTTCTTCCTGAATGTCTTTCCTCCATGCGTTTAATTTGTCTACAGCAGACTCTTTAGACTTagacattataaaattataatattttgacaATTGGCCCTTTTCACCTCTTTTTCAATTATTTCCTCAATTAATGACAGTTTGGGAATGTACATAATATCTGTAGACCTGGAAGACATAAAACTTTTAAGctgtgaatattaaaaaaaaaatgttttgagggAATCTGGTGTTTATCACACAATTCTTGAAATGTAAGAAGTATTCCATCCATATA
Protein-coding sequences here:
- the LOC128018112 gene encoding splicing factor 3A subunit 1-like yields the protein MTVEQFNFPPLTTPGELGARILIQEHYEKFGESEEVEMEVESEDEEDEREGRVVGHAAQLHQDTQLQDMDEGSDEEDDGMKAPLPPDNPVPLPLPPTPDQVIIRKDYDPKASKPLPPVAPPGEYLISPITGEKIPASKMQEHMCIGLLNPHWLEQSQYTGPRTSASSSFSSPGLGGLLGTPGSRSLIAERSAPKPCPLGLN